A region from the Aquimarina sp. ERC-38 genome encodes:
- a CDS encoding GatB/YqeY domain-containing protein, with protein sequence MSLQDQVMVKMKEAMKSKDTNALTSLRAIKSAILLAQTESGAKEELSEDQELKLLQKLVKQRKDSAAIFTEQGRDDLAQPELDQAEVIAQFLPEQMSEEEIEKVIEDIISQTGAESMKDMGKVMGQANAKLAGKADGKTISVIVKKKLS encoded by the coding sequence ATGAGTTTACAAGATCAGGTAATGGTTAAAATGAAGGAAGCTATGAAGTCGAAGGACACCAATGCGTTAACTTCATTACGTGCCATTAAATCAGCTATTTTGTTAGCTCAGACGGAAAGTGGTGCCAAAGAAGAACTGAGTGAAGACCAGGAATTGAAATTATTGCAAAAACTGGTGAAGCAACGTAAGGATAGTGCTGCTATTTTTACCGAACAGGGAAGAGATGATTTGGCACAACCCGAATTAGACCAAGCAGAAGTGATTGCCCAATTTTTACCGGAACAAATGAGCGAGGAGGAGATTGAAAAGGTAATTGAAGATATTATCAGTCAAACCGGAGCAGAAAGCATGAAAGATATGGGGAAGGTAATGGGACAGGCGAATGCTAAATTGGCTGGGAAGGCAGATGGAAAAACCATTTCAGTGATTGTAAAAAAGAAGTTAAGTTAG
- a CDS encoding DUF418 domain-containing protein: MIATYSKLSLMFVFLAGIVILWKHNDGKVWIAKFSNFGRMALTNYVLMSIIGTTLYYGWGFGLYKYCGALFCLILGLLCLYLQILFSNWWLSKYRQGPLEKIWRKLTWINDR, from the coding sequence ATGATCGCTACTTATTCCAAACTCTCATTAATGTTTGTGTTTCTAGCAGGTATTGTTATTCTCTGGAAACATAATGATGGAAAAGTTTGGATAGCCAAATTTTCTAATTTCGGTAGGATGGCATTAACTAATTATGTTTTGATGTCCATTATAGGGACTACTTTGTATTACGGTTGGGGATTTGGTTTATATAAATACTGCGGGGCACTATTTTGTCTTATCCTCGGACTATTATGTCTTTACCTTCAAATATTGTTTTCTAATTGGTGGTTGAGTAAATATAGACAAGGGCCTCTGGAAAAAATATGGAGAAAACTTACCTGGATAAATGATAGATAA
- a CDS encoding SusC/RagA family TonB-linked outer membrane protein, whose amino-acid sequence MKTQSFKIPGIGIVMMLFLLCASFQPLIAQQTITGTVSDEKGLPIPGANVLIRGTTTGAQTDFDGNFTIEASADDVLIISYLGYVSQQVTVGNQTNLSIQLSEDASILDEVVVIGYGTTRKSDLTGSLSQVTAKEFEDQPLTRVEDALQGRAAGVTVAGSGEPGAGIKVRVRGVNSITGNNDPLVVIDGVFGGDLRTINPNNIQSIEVLKDASALAIYGSRGSNGVILVTTKRGSGKARVSLEQFVSFSTVRKRLPTLTSAEFARVQNQEHLDDPANDPADIPFSEADIANFEANPINYQDLIFQTGITSNTQIAISGASEDNLRYFISGNYIDQTGTQITSEYNRYSFRSNLSKDFNDKFSLAANITASRESVTNNQDAFNTSGGTGILQAITYDPTTPVRDEDGNFTLRSINEMANFAFNPIRRLELSEVEETTDRLNITLNGKYNLTNNFSYALVSAVSTRNSARESFRIEGDFEANGFSNLGYRNLNSTFYQVSNILNWNKEFGKNNFDLTGVYEFQGDREVEHGYLVSDINVESLFLADQSNTEDFFNNGNETAIESYLGRLQYNYDGFLYLTGSMRIDESSRFAAGERTGYFPSGAISLNFADKGFIEDSDTFSALKLRASWGRVGNQNINAAARFSTTSGGRSASFDGENAIVGEFQDQEGTSDLTWETTTQTNIGIDFGFFNNRFTGSLDWYNKDTEDLLLQTVLPGTSIRNFINAGTVNNTGVDLVLSASIIQNENFSWEANFNASQLSNEVTKLNDPDIDFIPGNIAGLSGNSARLNVIQIGEPIGTFYGLEFLGTWKSTDDIPINLLTGNPAGQPGGPRFRLDENNAPELTAIGNGLPTLTMGLNNTFTYKNWDLNIFINGAFGFDVYNQVTGAISGNGGNRSNLSPSRINSWTPENETDIPSVDATNVLNSSRWVEKGDFVRLSNLKLGYTFNEGIIKGVSSLQLYVSGQNLVLITDYSGYDPEVSSTVRTARGETANDDAGAGIDAGTYPNPTTGVFGVKVTF is encoded by the coding sequence ATGAAAACGCAATCTTTTAAGATTCCAGGAATAGGCATTGTTATGATGCTATTTCTGTTATGCGCTAGCTTTCAACCTTTAATAGCGCAACAAACCATCACCGGGACGGTCTCGGATGAAAAGGGGCTCCCTATCCCCGGAGCAAATGTTTTAATTCGAGGTACTACTACTGGTGCACAAACTGATTTTGATGGTAATTTTACTATTGAAGCATCAGCGGACGATGTACTTATTATTTCTTATCTGGGTTATGTATCACAACAGGTAACCGTAGGAAATCAAACAAACCTTAGTATTCAATTATCAGAAGATGCCAGTATACTGGACGAAGTTGTCGTAATTGGATATGGTACTACCAGAAAAAGTGATTTAACAGGTTCCTTATCACAAGTGACTGCTAAGGAATTTGAAGATCAACCTTTAACCAGAGTAGAGGATGCCTTACAGGGTCGGGCTGCCGGGGTAACCGTGGCAGGATCCGGAGAACCGGGCGCAGGTATTAAAGTACGGGTAAGAGGGGTAAACTCTATAACTGGTAATAACGATCCTTTAGTGGTAATAGACGGAGTTTTTGGCGGAGATTTAAGAACTATCAACCCTAACAACATCCAATCTATTGAAGTATTAAAAGATGCTTCTGCACTGGCTATTTATGGTTCCAGAGGTTCCAATGGGGTGATACTGGTTACTACTAAAAGAGGTTCCGGTAAAGCTAGAGTTTCCTTAGAACAGTTTGTATCTTTTTCAACTGTTAGAAAAAGGTTACCAACCCTAACTTCTGCAGAATTTGCGAGAGTTCAAAATCAGGAGCATCTTGATGACCCAGCTAATGACCCTGCGGATATTCCATTTTCTGAGGCGGATATAGCAAATTTTGAAGCAAACCCAATTAATTATCAGGATCTGATTTTTCAAACTGGTATTACCAGTAATACCCAGATTGCTATTAGCGGTGCTAGTGAAGATAATTTGCGTTATTTTATCTCCGGTAACTATATTGATCAAACTGGAACGCAAATTACCTCAGAATACAATCGATATTCATTTAGATCAAACCTAAGTAAAGATTTTAATGATAAATTTAGCCTGGCGGCTAATATTACAGCTAGCAGGGAAAGCGTTACTAATAATCAGGATGCATTCAATACTTCTGGTGGAACTGGTATTTTACAGGCAATAACCTATGATCCGACTACTCCGGTACGTGATGAAGATGGAAATTTTACACTAAGATCAATTAATGAGATGGCTAACTTTGCGTTTAACCCAATTCGAAGATTGGAACTCAGTGAAGTCGAAGAAACTACAGACCGTTTAAATATTACGTTAAATGGTAAATATAACCTTACGAACAACTTCAGTTATGCATTAGTAAGTGCTGTCTCTACACGTAATAGCGCCAGGGAATCGTTTAGGATTGAAGGTGACTTTGAGGCTAATGGTTTTTCAAATCTTGGTTATAGAAATCTTAATTCTACTTTTTACCAGGTTAGTAATATCTTAAACTGGAACAAGGAATTTGGTAAAAATAACTTTGATCTTACCGGCGTTTACGAGTTTCAAGGCGATCGGGAAGTTGAACACGGTTATTTAGTATCTGATATAAACGTTGAGAGTCTATTTCTTGCAGATCAAAGCAATACAGAAGATTTTTTTAACAACGGTAACGAAACAGCTATTGAGTCCTATCTTGGACGATTGCAATATAACTACGACGGGTTTTTATACCTTACCGGATCTATGAGGATTGACGAATCCTCAAGATTTGCAGCAGGAGAGAGAACGGGTTATTTTCCTTCGGGAGCCATATCGTTAAATTTTGCGGATAAAGGTTTTATAGAAGATAGTGATACATTTTCAGCGTTAAAACTAAGAGCAAGTTGGGGTAGAGTAGGAAATCAAAATATTAATGCTGCTGCCCGATTTTCAACAACTAGTGGCGGTAGGAGTGCATCCTTCGATGGGGAAAATGCTATAGTAGGTGAATTTCAGGATCAGGAAGGTACCTCTGATTTGACTTGGGAAACTACAACGCAAACCAATATAGGTATTGATTTCGGTTTCTTTAACAATCGCTTTACCGGATCATTGGATTGGTATAATAAGGATACCGAAGATTTATTACTTCAAACTGTTCTGCCAGGTACTTCTATCCGAAATTTTATCAATGCCGGTACGGTAAATAATACAGGAGTTGATCTGGTATTGTCAGCTAGCATCATTCAAAACGAAAACTTTAGCTGGGAAGCTAACTTTAATGCATCTCAACTTTCAAATGAGGTGACTAAGTTGAACGATCCGGATATAGATTTCATCCCAGGGAATATTGCAGGTCTCAGTGGAAATTCAGCAAGATTAAATGTAATTCAAATAGGCGAACCTATAGGTACCTTTTATGGTTTAGAGTTTTTAGGAACCTGGAAATCAACAGATGACATTCCGATAAATCTTTTAACTGGTAATCCGGCAGGTCAACCAGGGGGTCCAAGGTTTAGGTTAGATGAAAATAATGCTCCGGAACTTACTGCTATTGGAAATGGTTTACCTACCTTAACCATGGGGCTTAATAATACGTTTACCTATAAAAATTGGGATTTGAATATTTTTATTAACGGAGCTTTTGGATTTGATGTCTATAATCAGGTAACAGGTGCGATAAGCGGAAATGGGGGTAATAGAAGTAATTTATCGCCTTCTCGTATTAATAGTTGGACTCCTGAAAATGAAACGGATATACCAAGTGTGGACGCAACAAATGTATTGAATAGTTCTCGTTGGGTAGAAAAAGGGGATTTTGTACGCTTGAGTAACCTTAAATTAGGTTATACTTTTAACGAAGGAATTATAAAGGGGGTGAGCAGTTTGCAGCTTTATGTAAGTGGACAGAACTTAGTTCTTATTACGGATTATAGTGGCTATGATCCTGAGGTTTCATCAACTGTAAGAACAGCTAGAGGTGAAACCGCTAACGATGATGCTGGTGCAGGGATCGATGCGGGAACCTATCCTAATCCTACTACAGGGGTTTTTGGGGTAAAAGTAACATTTTAA
- a CDS encoding RagB/SusD family nutrient uptake outer membrane protein, with protein sequence MNTHNLNKVLGRTWFFGFSCLMTIVLVLQGCADLDPDPLEFNRPPDSFGSLEEMERSVVGIYAQVLLASRATTFYAPAWAGDDITTHRALNKNEFREFDQRVVLSSNSRLSDNFRDVLNVINTVNGVLDRSQGLIGLETIDQELLNRFIGESLFIRALMFYHLTRIHGEIPLPLTRIPDPNISKSSILEVYTQIESDLMGAEQRLPDIYPGVLAGAPRPNKGSAKAILARLYMDWAGFPLKDASRYTMAASMAKDVMDNATVHGFGLVNDLEDLWTVAGRFNSESLFTSVFCASGCQGIEVANRKFVRFAYPADFSGFSETFGEIKFFEDFPEGPRKEATYRTDLDWRSFNSQKSPVFKKLVGPIGDINPTVLFTDRNDFIMRYAEILLIYAEASGLTGNVTPEAWEALNQIRRRAAGLPFNIPDASVDITSGDIAELAFTERKWEFAGEYLRWYDLVRRERVAEVLSQRGNVSGSIDEHNPILGSLEPSNYFAPIPAAAVAQNPNLAN encoded by the coding sequence ATGAACACACATAATTTAAATAAAGTTTTAGGGAGAACTTGGTTTTTTGGTTTTTCCTGTTTGATGACTATTGTATTAGTACTTCAAGGATGTGCGGATTTAGATCCGGATCCTTTAGAATTTAATAGGCCTCCGGATTCCTTTGGTAGTTTAGAAGAGATGGAGAGAAGTGTAGTAGGTATTTACGCTCAGGTATTATTAGCTTCTCGTGCAACCACTTTTTATGCACCAGCCTGGGCAGGTGATGATATTACTACCCATAGGGCACTTAATAAAAATGAGTTTAGGGAATTTGATCAACGCGTTGTGTTATCTTCTAATTCTAGGCTTTCAGATAATTTTAGAGATGTTTTAAATGTTATCAATACAGTTAACGGGGTGCTGGACAGATCTCAAGGTTTAATTGGTCTGGAAACTATTGATCAGGAGCTATTGAATCGTTTTATTGGTGAGTCTCTTTTTATAAGGGCTCTTATGTTTTATCACTTGACCCGGATTCATGGAGAAATTCCTTTACCTCTTACAAGAATACCGGACCCAAATATTAGTAAATCTTCTATCTTAGAGGTCTATACTCAGATAGAATCAGATTTAATGGGAGCTGAGCAAAGGCTTCCGGACATATATCCTGGAGTACTTGCTGGAGCTCCTAGGCCAAATAAAGGTTCTGCTAAAGCTATTTTGGCACGGTTATATATGGACTGGGCTGGGTTCCCTTTAAAAGATGCAAGTAGATATACTATGGCTGCGAGTATGGCTAAAGATGTGATGGATAATGCAACTGTTCATGGTTTTGGACTGGTAAATGATTTAGAAGATTTATGGACAGTAGCGGGTCGTTTTAATTCAGAATCTTTATTTACTTCGGTATTTTGTGCAAGCGGATGTCAAGGTATTGAAGTTGCAAATAGAAAATTTGTTAGATTTGCATATCCTGCGGACTTTAGTGGCTTTAGTGAAACATTTGGGGAAATTAAATTTTTTGAAGATTTTCCGGAAGGACCTAGAAAAGAGGCTACCTACCGGACTGATTTAGATTGGAGAAGTTTTAATTCTCAAAAAAGTCCGGTATTTAAGAAATTAGTAGGTCCTATTGGTGATATAAATCCGACAGTATTATTTACAGATAGAAATGATTTTATCATGCGCTATGCTGAAATCTTATTAATTTACGCTGAGGCTTCAGGCTTAACTGGTAATGTCACTCCGGAAGCCTGGGAGGCCCTAAATCAAATTCGTAGAAGAGCTGCTGGCTTACCTTTTAATATTCCGGATGCAAGTGTGGATATAACCTCGGGTGATATTGCAGAATTAGCGTTTACAGAGCGCAAGTGGGAATTTGCAGGAGAATACTTAAGATGGTATGATTTGGTACGAAGAGAAAGAGTAGCTGAAGTACTTTCTCAGCGTGGTAATGTAAGTGGGTCTATTGATGAGCACAATCCTATTCTCGGAAGTCTTGAACCTAGTAATTACTTTGCACCGATTCCAGCAGCGGCAGTAGCTCAAAATCCTAATTTGGCAAATTAA
- a CDS encoding glycosyltransferase, producing MNEFQNRLEKFISNSSSTIILVGTFTLLFGAVSLFYFLNPYFEAIYLERLNTAWGIGLTIVGTTLLVVKIAFLVYILSLYVKYKAIPSVSNKELPLCTVIVPAYNEGELVYKTLKSLVASDYPSEKLQIISIDDGSKDDTWKWMQKAKFELGNRISIYQQPKNMGKRHALYRGFNLGMGDVFITVDSDSIVKKDTLRIMASPFVVNKECGAVAGNVKVLNSKKALIPRMLNVSFAFSFEFIRSAQSTLGSVLCTPGALSAYRREAVFKCREAWINQTFMGEVSKIGEDRAMTNMILKQGYKVFFQRDAHVYTNIPERYKNLYKMFTRWERSNVRENIAMSRFAFTNFRDGSKTGTRILLLNQWLKMVMAYPGVLLMLFFLITYPVLFLSSTMASILVFSSLQALFYGKKHSMSEAFWAYPYSLFYAFSLFWITPYAIATAGRSGWLTRDLPENTDKKPENITITDTQQVVAVSS from the coding sequence ATGAATGAATTTCAGAATCGTTTAGAAAAATTTATTTCTAATTCATCATCAACGATTATATTAGTTGGGACTTTTACACTTTTATTTGGAGCTGTATCCCTTTTTTATTTTTTAAACCCTTATTTTGAAGCTATTTATTTAGAACGCCTAAATACAGCATGGGGAATAGGATTGACTATTGTAGGAACTACGCTGTTAGTTGTAAAAATTGCTTTCTTGGTTTATATTTTAAGTTTGTACGTAAAGTATAAAGCAATACCATCCGTTTCTAACAAAGAATTGCCTCTATGTACGGTAATTGTACCGGCATATAATGAAGGAGAGCTGGTTTATAAGACTTTAAAAAGTTTAGTAGCCAGTGATTATCCTAGTGAAAAATTACAAATTATATCTATTGATGACGGAAGTAAAGATGATACCTGGAAATGGATGCAAAAAGCAAAATTCGAATTAGGAAATCGAATATCTATCTACCAACAACCTAAAAATATGGGAAAACGCCATGCACTTTACAGAGGTTTTAATTTAGGTATGGGTGATGTATTTATTACGGTAGACAGTGATTCTATTGTAAAAAAAGATACACTACGAATAATGGCAAGTCCGTTTGTAGTAAATAAGGAATGCGGAGCAGTTGCGGGTAATGTAAAAGTATTGAACAGTAAAAAAGCATTGATTCCTCGTATGTTGAATGTAAGCTTTGCTTTTAGCTTTGAATTTATAAGATCAGCGCAGAGTACATTAGGGTCGGTATTATGTACTCCCGGAGCATTGTCGGCATATCGAAGAGAAGCGGTTTTCAAGTGTAGAGAAGCCTGGATTAATCAAACCTTTATGGGAGAAGTATCTAAAATTGGAGAAGATCGTGCTATGACCAATATGATCTTAAAACAGGGGTATAAGGTATTTTTTCAAAGAGACGCCCATGTGTATACCAATATTCCTGAGCGATACAAAAACTTATATAAAATGTTTACCCGATGGGAGCGAAGCAATGTTAGAGAGAATATTGCTATGAGCAGATTTGCTTTTACCAATTTTAGGGACGGATCAAAAACCGGAACCAGAATATTGTTACTTAACCAATGGTTAAAAATGGTCATGGCTTATCCCGGGGTACTTTTAATGTTATTTTTCCTGATTACCTATCCAGTGCTATTCTTAAGTTCAACCATGGCTAGTATCTTAGTATTCTCAAGTTTACAAGCCTTATTTTACGGTAAGAAACACAGCATGTCTGAAGCATTCTGGGCATATCCATACAGTTTGTTTTACGCATTCTCTTTATTTTGGATTACTCCATATGCCATTGCAACCGCAGGAAGAAGCGGATGGTTAACACGTGACCTTCCTGAGAATACAGATAAAAAACCAGAAAATATTACTATTACAGATACACAACAAGTAGTTGCAGTTTCTTCTTAG
- a CDS encoding malectin domain-containing carbohydrate-binding protein → MKFKYTAIKKTTFSLLCSLLLLINSGYATTSINIAPQFELLVNCGGGAVQTTTGLYEKDQFFTGDGKTFFDTNIKSKDLEDIYISERSTETFNGSFGYKIPVPNGTYTIYLHFAEIYWGATGGRAEGSGKRVFNTTIEDNLVLENFDIYKEVGAMTPLVKTFDVQVTDGELNMDFQGVIDQPKLSAFAVVSKNIALGKPLLKINSGGEKVTVSGTSFEADTYFEGKGKAFEKSAINTIASTDDDLLYKTERRTLRNNESFSYKIPVSQGTYQVRLHFAEIYWGATGGARAVGGERVFDVSIEGKKVIDDLDIYGEVGAMTALIKEFEANVSDGILDIDFTAEVDLPKLSALELFGDGSVINTKDDNCAWNNLANGPLEKLESQSAKVNGKLYTFSGFLDNLKITNATEIFDPKTNTWSKGAPIPVSVTHAGKAVVGQDIWIIAGFIGNHPGTATDKVQIYNTQKDTWTEGPSLPNPRGSGAAAYFNEKIHFFGGLLPDRRTDVGEHYVLDINNLSAGWKAAAPLPNPRNHLSAATVNGKIYAIGGQYGHDGGVDDQNFLDEYDPVTNEWTRKANLPSDRSHFEPGTIVHNDKIIIVGGRRGNFFYEDITEYNPASDQWNELCKLPAKLLAPNAEVFGNRLVIANGGKEGICCPLSTTQWIEVEPEQRTFNDLLISLEAENADLKGCETDQTHSGFSGSGFVDFIKTEDESIEWVIEDIPADGTYFIFFRYASQSENRPLQLVINDGVVADQLDFPATGAWNKWELTEVAAYLTKGRNSIQVVSNGLSGPNIDILIVSKVAERGRELSVVDNKTVTSDFLTSRAVHLKVVPNPVLSNLNFEFNLDKKQTFQVKIYSLNGKLYDSLQFSGTNGIYKDVIDTHVLPQGVYIFNVVSNQGTESKLFVKK, encoded by the coding sequence ATGAAATTTAAATATACAGCTATTAAGAAAACTACGTTCTCTTTGCTTTGTTCCTTACTTCTCCTAATCAATTCCGGATATGCAACCACCTCAATTAATATAGCTCCACAATTCGAATTATTAGTTAATTGCGGAGGTGGAGCAGTACAAACCACCACCGGATTGTATGAGAAAGATCAATTTTTTACAGGTGACGGAAAAACATTCTTTGATACAAATATAAAAAGTAAAGATTTAGAGGATATTTATATATCGGAGCGAAGTACGGAAACTTTTAATGGGAGCTTCGGTTATAAAATTCCGGTACCTAATGGTACCTATACGATCTATTTACATTTTGCTGAAATATATTGGGGTGCTACTGGTGGAAGAGCAGAGGGTAGCGGAAAAAGGGTTTTTAATACCACAATTGAAGATAACCTGGTTCTGGAGAATTTTGATATTTATAAAGAAGTAGGGGCAATGACTCCGCTAGTAAAAACTTTTGATGTACAGGTTACTGATGGTGAATTAAATATGGATTTTCAGGGAGTGATTGACCAACCCAAGTTGTCAGCCTTTGCCGTTGTATCAAAGAATATAGCCTTAGGTAAACCTTTGCTTAAAATTAATAGCGGCGGTGAAAAGGTTACTGTTTCCGGAACTAGCTTTGAAGCTGATACTTATTTTGAAGGAAAAGGGAAAGCTTTTGAAAAAAGTGCGATCAATACTATTGCTAGTACGGATGATGACCTTCTTTATAAAACAGAACGAAGAACCTTAAGGAATAATGAATCCTTTAGTTATAAAATTCCGGTTTCTCAGGGAACCTATCAGGTTCGCCTGCATTTTGCGGAAATTTACTGGGGTGCTACCGGAGGGGCGAGGGCTGTAGGTGGCGAACGTGTTTTTGATGTAAGTATTGAAGGTAAAAAAGTAATAGACGACCTGGATATTTATGGCGAAGTGGGGGCAATGACCGCTTTAATTAAAGAGTTTGAAGCAAACGTATCTGATGGAATCTTAGACATCGATTTTACTGCGGAAGTTGACCTGCCTAAACTTTCGGCATTGGAATTATTTGGTGACGGAAGTGTTATTAATACGAAAGATGATAATTGTGCCTGGAATAACTTAGCCAATGGCCCTCTAGAAAAACTGGAATCACAAAGTGCCAAAGTAAATGGCAAATTATATACTTTTTCCGGTTTTCTAGACAATCTTAAAATTACCAATGCCACTGAAATTTTTGATCCTAAAACGAATACTTGGAGTAAAGGAGCTCCTATACCAGTATCCGTAACACATGCAGGTAAGGCAGTGGTTGGTCAGGATATCTGGATCATTGCCGGATTTATCGGTAATCATCCGGGTACCGCTACGGATAAAGTTCAAATTTATAATACGCAAAAAGATACCTGGACAGAAGGACCTTCATTACCTAATCCAAGAGGTTCCGGGGCTGCTGCATATTTTAATGAGAAAATTCATTTCTTCGGAGGTTTATTACCGGATCGAAGAACAGATGTGGGAGAACATTATGTTCTGGATATTAATAACCTTAGTGCCGGATGGAAAGCTGCCGCACCGTTACCTAATCCCAGAAATCATTTAAGTGCAGCGACCGTAAACGGCAAGATTTATGCTATTGGAGGTCAATACGGCCATGATGGTGGTGTAGATGATCAAAATTTTCTGGATGAATACGACCCTGTAACAAACGAATGGACCCGTAAAGCGAATCTTCCCTCTGACCGGTCCCATTTTGAACCCGGAACTATTGTACATAATGATAAAATTATTATTGTAGGAGGTAGAAGAGGAAATTTCTTTTATGAGGATATTACTGAATATAATCCGGCATCTGACCAATGGAATGAATTATGTAAACTTCCGGCAAAACTTCTGGCGCCCAATGCAGAGGTATTTGGAAATCGATTGGTGATAGCAAATGGCGGAAAAGAAGGTATTTGTTGTCCGTTGAGCACTACACAATGGATTGAAGTTGAACCGGAGCAACGTACTTTTAACGATCTTCTTATTTCCTTAGAAGCAGAAAATGCAGATTTAAAAGGTTGCGAAACAGATCAAACTCATTCCGGTTTTAGCGGCAGCGGTTTTGTGGACTTTATTAAAACCGAAGATGAATCTATAGAGTGGGTTATTGAAGATATTCCCGCTGACGGAACGTATTTTATTTTCTTTAGATATGCTTCCCAATCCGAAAATAGGCCGTTACAACTTGTAATAAATGATGGAGTTGTTGCTGATCAACTTGATTTTCCTGCAACCGGAGCCTGGAACAAGTGGGAACTTACTGAAGTAGCTGCCTATCTTACTAAAGGAAGAAATAGTATCCAAGTAGTTTCTAATGGACTTAGTGGTCCCAATATTGATATTTTAATAGTGAGTAAAGTAGCTGAACGTGGTAGGGAATTATCCGTAGTAGATAATAAAACGGTAACATCAGATTTTTTAACTAGTAGAGCAGTGCATTTAAAAGTCGTGCCTAACCCTGTTTTATCTAATTTAAACTTTGAGTTTAACTTAGATAAAAAACAAACCTTTCAGGTAAAAATTTATTCGCTTAATGGAAAATTGTATGATTCATTACAGTTTTCAGGTACAAACGGGATTTACAAGGATGTTATCGATACTCACGTATTGCCTCAAGGAGTTTATATTTTTAATGTAGTCTCAAACCAGGGTACAGAATCTAAACTGTTTGTAAAAAAATAA
- a CDS encoding MarC family protein: MLEIVTTLFFLFAVLDPIGSIPVYLEATKQFDKAYKKKIAVKASFVAFLILLFFIVIGQLILEGMSISLDAFQISGGVILFLFALTMIFGDGKPEQEKNRITDYNHVTIFPIAIPSIASPGAIMAVVLLTDNHLYTISQQAVTTALVLVVIGITCLLLLAANHLQKRIGNYGITVISKIMGLILASYAVQSIMSGITNYFIKLN, translated from the coding sequence ATGCTGGAAATTGTAACTACCTTATTTTTTCTTTTTGCAGTTTTGGACCCCATTGGTTCTATTCCTGTTTATCTGGAAGCTACAAAACAGTTTGACAAAGCTTACAAAAAGAAAATTGCAGTCAAAGCTTCTTTTGTTGCCTTCCTTATCTTATTATTCTTTATTGTGATCGGACAACTCATTTTAGAAGGGATGTCCATATCCCTGGATGCCTTTCAAATTTCCGGGGGAGTGATACTTTTTTTATTTGCACTGACTATGATCTTTGGGGATGGAAAACCGGAACAGGAGAAAAACAGAATTACAGATTACAATCATGTCACTATCTTTCCTATTGCCATACCATCCATAGCTTCGCCCGGAGCAATTATGGCAGTAGTTTTACTTACGGATAATCATCTATATACCATTTCGCAGCAAGCGGTAACTACAGCATTAGTACTTGTTGTTATTGGTATTACCTGTTTGTTGCTTCTGGCTGCAAACCATCTGCAAAAACGAATTGGTAATTATGGTATTACGGTAATCAGTAAGATCATGGGATTAATTCTGGCTTCTTATGCAGTACAAAGTATTATGAGTGGTATTACTAACTATTTTATCAAATTGAATTAG
- a CDS encoding Crp/Fnr family transcriptional regulator, whose amino-acid sequence MLQEDTAFHQLLVYISQYVTLTEREIQLVFDKTNYRTYLKDQYIIQQGDICKSACFIVSGCTKMFALDKEGQEHIIMFSIENWWTSDLGSFISRLPSQYHVKCLEQTNLFEFTYEALEDLYQEVPKMERFFRKIIERAFVASQKRIFDTFSLTATERYLSFRKTYPEIEQRVPQYMIASYLGITKEFLSKIKSKYLQS is encoded by the coding sequence TTGTTACAAGAAGATACTGCTTTCCACCAGTTACTGGTATATATTTCTCAATACGTAACGCTTACTGAGCGAGAAATTCAATTGGTTTTTGATAAAACCAACTATCGTACTTATTTGAAAGATCAGTACATTATTCAACAAGGAGATATCTGTAAAAGTGCTTGTTTTATCGTATCCGGATGTACCAAAATGTTTGCGTTAGATAAAGAAGGGCAGGAGCATATCATTATGTTTAGTATTGAAAATTGGTGGACTTCAGATTTGGGTAGTTTTATTTCACGGTTACCCTCACAATATCATGTAAAGTGTTTAGAACAAACTAACTTATTTGAATTCACCTACGAAGCTTTAGAAGACCTATATCAGGAAGTTCCTAAGATGGAACGTTTCTTTAGAAAAATTATTGAGCGGGCTTTCGTTGCTTCCCAAAAAAGAATATTCGATACTTTTAGCTTAACTGCTACAGAGCGTTATCTTTCTTTTAGAAAAACTTATCCTGAGATTGAGCAGCGAGTTCCTCAATATATGATTGCTTCTTATCTAGGAATTACCAAAGAGTTTTTAAGCAAGATCAAAAGTAAATACCTTCAAAGCTAA